From the genome of Oncorhynchus tshawytscha isolate Ot180627B linkage group LG31, Otsh_v2.0, whole genome shotgun sequence, one region includes:
- the LOC112229612 gene encoding protachykinin, with amino-acid sequence MKLLLPLVIAFLAIAQVFSEEIGPKEDLDYWMDDQITDEWLSSDPFGEILRRMTRKPRPHQFFGLMGKRSSANPQITRKRHKINSFVGLMGKRSQEKPDSYEWNALQNYDKRR; translated from the exons ATGAAATTACTGCTACCGCTTGTGATAGCTTTTCTTGCTATCGCCCAAGTTTTTAGTGAAGAAATTGGTCCAAAGGAAGATCTTGATTATTGGATGGACGATCAAATTACG GACGAGTGGCTGTCATCTGACCCATTCGGAGAGATACTGCGGAGAATGACGCGGAAACCGAGGCCGCATCAGTTCTTTGGCCTAATGGGGAAACGCTCCTCCG CAAATCCACAGATAACCCGAAAAA GGCATAAAATTAACTCCTTTGTTGGACTGATGGGTAAGAGGAGCCAAGAGAAACCAG ATTCATATGAGTGGAACGCACTACAGAACTACGACAAGCGCCGTTAA
- the asns gene encoding asparagine synthetase [glutamine-hydrolyzing] produces MCGIWALFGSDECLSVQCTSAMKIAHRGPDAFRFENINGFTNCCFGFHRLAIVDQLYGMQPIRIKKFPYLWLVYNGEIYNHHTLKEQFEFTDYQTKVDGEILLHLYERFGIQKMASLLDGVFAFVLLDTANRKVFLGRDTYGVRPLFKLLTDDGFLAVCSEAKGLTDITHSMSSPPKITPFLPGHFEVFDLKPTGKVGSIQMDRFHCCTQEPNHAAYDTVERLPSGFVPETVKSNIRSLFENAVRKRLMAHRRIGCLLSGGLDSSLVAATLVKLAKEEKLKYPIQTFAIGAEDSPDILAARKVASYIGSEHHEVNFTPEEGLKVVEEVIFHLETYDITTIRASVGMYLVSKYIREKTDSVVIFSGEGSDELTQGYIYFHKAPTPKAAAEDSVRLLKELYLFDVLRADRTTSAHGLELRVPFLDHRFTAYYLSLPEEMRQPKDGVEKHLLRDSFKGLNLIPDEILWRRKEAFSDGMMSVKKSWYNSLQDQMESEVNDFQLEKSPKTFPFLPPRTKEAYFYRQVFEKLYPGQAEWLSHYWMPRWINATDPSARTLSIYKPDKDQ; encoded by the exons ATGTGTGGTATATGGGCCTTGTTTGGCAGTGATGAGTGCCTGTCGGTTCAGTGCACCAGCGCTATGAAGATTGCCCACCGGGGCCCTGACGCCTTTCGCTTTGAGAACATCAACGGCTTCACTAACTGTTGTTTCGGCTTCCATCGCCTGGCTATTGTAGACCAGCTGTATGGCATGCAGCCCATCCGCATCAAGAAGTTCCCCTACCTCTGGCTTGTCTACAACGGAGAAATCTACAACCACCATACG CTGAAGGAGCAGTTTGAGTTTACTGACTACCAGACCAAAGTAGATGGTGAGATCCTGCTTCACCTGTATGAGCGCTTCGGCATTCAGAAGATGGCGTCCCTATTGGATGGAGTGTTCGCCTTCGTCCTCCTGGACACAGCCAATAGGAAGGTTTTCCTGGGGAGGGATACGTATGGCGTGCGGCCTTTGTTCAAACTACTGACTGACGACGGCTTCCTGGCTGTGTGCTCTGAGGCAAAAG GTCTGACAGATATCACCCACTCAATGTCCTCACCTCCTAAGATCACTCCATTCCTCCCAGGACACTTTGAGGTGTTTGACCTGAAGCCCACAGGGAAGGTAGGGTCTATTCAGATGGACCGCTTCCACTGCTGCACCCAGGAGCCCAACCACGCTGCCTatgacacagtagagaggctcccCTCAG GTTTTGTCCCAGAGACAGTGAAGAGCAACATCCGGTCTTTGTTTGAGAACGCTGTCCGGAAACGCCTCATGGCCCACAGGAGGATCGGCTGTCTTCTCTCAG GTGGTTTGGACTCTAGTCTGGTGGCAGCTACGCTGGTTAAACTGGCCAAAGAGGAGAAGTTGAAGTACCCTATCCAGACCTTCGCTATCGGGGCTGAAGACAGCCCAGACATTCTGGCTGCTCGCAAG GTGGCGTCCTACATCGGCAGTGAGCACCACGAGGTGAACTTCACCCCTGAGGAGGGTCTCAAAGTCGTGGAGGAGGTCATCTTTCACCTGGAGACCTATGACATCACCACCATACGCGCCTCTGTCG GCATGTACCTAGTGTCAAAGTATATCCGTGAGAAGACTGACAGCGTGGTGATCTTCTCTGGGGAAGGCTCTGACGAGCTGACACAAGGATACATCTACTTCCACAAG GCTCCCACTCCCAAGGCAGCAGCAGAGGACAgtgttcgtctgttgaaggagctGTACCTGTTTGACGTGCTCAGAGCAGACCGCACCACCTCTGCACACGG tCTAGAGCTGAGAGTGCCTTTCCTGGACCACAGGTTCACAGCGTACTACCTCTCCCTGCCTGAGGAGATGAGGCAACCTAAG GATGGAGTGGAGAAGCACCTCCTCAGAGACTCATTTAAAGGTCTGAACCTGATCCCAGACGAGATCCTATGGCGGCGTAAAGAGGCCTTCAGTGACGGAATGATGTCTGTCAAGAAGTCCTGGTACAACAGCCTGCAGGACCAGATGGAGTCTGAG GTGAACGACTTCCAGCTGGAGAAGTCTCCTAAGACGTTCCCGTTCCTCCCTCCCAGAACCAAAGAGGCGTACTTCTACCGCCAGGTGTTTGAGAAGCTTTACCCGGGCCAGGCTGAGTGGCTCAGCCACTACTGGATGCCCCGCTGGATCAATGCTACAGACCCCTCAGCCAGAACCCTCTCCATCTACAAGCCTGACAAGGACCAGTGA